From Streptosporangiales bacterium, the proteins below share one genomic window:
- a CDS encoding ABC transporter substrate-binding protein yields MRLVKLLAPALVAALVLSIAGCGTTEPPKEEGGGKKVTVTDSRGKQTLDGVATRVVALEWALVEDLLAVGVQPVGVADVKGYNTWVSAEPAPKSIKDVGLRQEVSIDSVAELNPDLILGDSTNTCGKTLKQFQKIADTLCFDGTDPKDNFGYMQDQFTAIAKSVGKEKEAEKQLDALDAKIADGKKKLAAAGMSGKEFAGAHGWTEKGAPVIRMFGKGSLGSDIAEQMGMKNGWKGKTDEWGLSTTDVEGMTKMGDVHLFYIAPVDNIFKTTLPKNRIWQNLTCVEKKQVYQLDGGTWLFGGPSSASQFVDELVKAYA; encoded by the coding sequence GTGCGTCTGGTCAAGCTGCTCGCGCCTGCCCTCGTAGCGGCCCTCGTGCTGTCGATAGCGGGGTGCGGGACAACCGAGCCACCGAAGGAAGAAGGCGGGGGGAAGAAGGTCACGGTGACCGACAGCCGTGGCAAGCAGACCCTCGACGGTGTGGCTACTCGCGTCGTGGCACTGGAGTGGGCGCTCGTCGAGGACCTGCTCGCCGTCGGCGTGCAGCCCGTCGGTGTCGCCGACGTCAAGGGCTACAACACGTGGGTCTCCGCGGAGCCGGCACCGAAGTCGATCAAGGACGTTGGGCTGCGGCAGGAGGTCAGCATCGACTCGGTCGCCGAGCTGAACCCGGATCTCATCCTCGGCGACAGCACGAACACCTGCGGCAAGACGTTGAAGCAGTTCCAGAAAATCGCCGACACGTTGTGCTTCGACGGCACCGACCCGAAGGACAACTTCGGCTACATGCAGGACCAGTTCACGGCGATCGCCAAGTCCGTGGGCAAGGAGAAGGAAGCCGAGAAGCAGCTCGACGCCCTGGACGCGAAGATCGCCGACGGCAAGAAGAAGCTCGCTGCGGCGGGCATGTCAGGCAAGGAGTTCGCCGGCGCGCACGGCTGGACGGAGAAGGGCGCACCGGTGATCCGGATGTTCGGCAAGGGCTCGCTCGGCTCGGACATCGCCGAGCAGATGGGCATGAAGAACGGTTGGAAGGGCAAGACCGACGAATGGGGGTTGTCCACCACCGATGTCGAAGGCATGACGAAGATGGGTGACGTGCACCTCTTCTACATCGCGCCCGTCGACAACATCTTCAAGACCACGCTGCCGAAGAACCGGATCTGGCAGAACCTCACGTGCGTGGAGAAGAAGCAGGTGTACCAGCTGGACGGCGGCACCTGGCTGTTCGGTGGCCCGAGCTCCGCGAGCCAGTTCGTGGATGAGTTGGTCAAGGCGTACGCCTGA
- a CDS encoding ATP-binding cassette domain-containing protein, producing MPMTVTTVGALAGEALTLHYGREPVVQQASVALYPGAVTALVGPNGSGKSTLLRALARLHKVADGRVLLDDETVAHWSAKDFARRVTLLAQARPVPGGVSVADVVGYGRHPHRKRFGGDDPEGRDAISWAMSVTGVEAMADRGVDELSGGERQRVWLATALAQRTDVLLLDEPTTYLDLRYQIEVLDLIRDLADDHGVAVGVVLHDLNQAAAVADQVVLLGTGEVVASGRPVEVLTPDRLGPVYGIDVDVRTDAATGQLSCQPIGRLNARRLAV from the coding sequence ATGCCCATGACGGTGACCACGGTGGGCGCGCTCGCTGGCGAGGCCCTGACCCTGCACTACGGCCGGGAGCCGGTCGTGCAGCAGGCCAGCGTGGCGTTGTACCCCGGCGCGGTGACCGCCCTCGTCGGCCCGAACGGCTCCGGCAAGTCGACGTTGCTGCGCGCCCTGGCGCGGCTGCACAAGGTCGCCGACGGCCGGGTGCTGCTCGACGACGAGACCGTCGCGCACTGGTCCGCCAAGGACTTCGCGCGCCGGGTCACCCTGCTCGCGCAGGCGCGGCCGGTGCCCGGCGGCGTGTCCGTCGCCGATGTGGTCGGCTACGGCCGCCACCCGCACCGGAAGCGGTTCGGCGGCGACGACCCCGAGGGCAGGGACGCCATCTCGTGGGCGATGTCGGTGACCGGCGTCGAGGCGATGGCCGACCGTGGTGTGGACGAGCTGTCCGGCGGGGAACGGCAGCGCGTCTGGCTGGCCACGGCACTGGCGCAGCGCACCGACGTGCTCCTCCTCGACGAGCCCACCACATACCTCGACCTGCGCTACCAGATCGAGGTGCTCGACCTGATCCGTGACCTGGCCGACGACCACGGCGTCGCCGTCGGCGTCGTGTTGCACGACCTCAACCAGGCCGCGGCCGTCGCCGATCAGGTAGTGCTGCTCGGTACCGGCGAGGTCGTCGCCAGTGGAAGGCCGGTGGAGGTGCTGACCCCGGACCGCCTCGGTCCGGTGTACGGCATCGACGTCGATGTGCGTACCGATGCCGCGACGGGACAGCTCTCCTGTCAACCGATCGGTCGCCTCAATGCGCGCAGGCTCGCGGTCTAG
- a CDS encoding bifunctional 3'-5' exonuclease/DNA polymerase gives MRSVRPSFPRADVAVGAWRHNRRVPIVAVQSACQQVDERGVPCAPPVLPGTTAEWLAYVEEQERTASPRWVVGDCAATYPVLLNAGVRLRKAHDLRLTEALLQAYAGSPAPHDAPQTERPSAQPDLFEPEPVPEDPATAVAAASRRYADQLARIAATERPRHFELLVAAESAGGLAACEMTAAGIPWDIGVHDAVLTELLGTVDPAGGRPSKLAALAERVHAGFGRPVNPDSPADLLAAFRQDGYAIDTTRATTLRQLDHPAAAALLAYKEVARIHSAHGWAWQAAWIADGRFRPTYVPGGVVSGRWATRGGGALQIPRRLRRAVVADPGHVLVVADAGQADPRVLAAMSGDPGMTEAAMADDMYTALATQAFGGDRGRAKLGLLGAMYGQTGGEAAAPLATLRRRYPVALALLEQAARAGERGAVVRSHLGRTCPPARDGEVATTPRARARGRFTRNFVVQATTAEWALALLARLRLHLADLRAPGQLAEVVFYQHDEFMVHAEEPLANAVSDAIHRAGEEATHLLFGETAVRFPLDVTVADNYLDAH, from the coding sequence GTGCGGAGCGTGCGTCCTTCCTTCCCCCGCGCGGACGTGGCCGTCGGTGCGTGGCGACACAATCGGCGGGTGCCCATCGTCGCCGTGCAGTCCGCATGCCAGCAGGTCGACGAGCGCGGCGTGCCCTGTGCGCCGCCGGTCCTGCCAGGCACCACGGCCGAGTGGCTGGCGTACGTCGAGGAGCAGGAGCGCACCGCGTCACCACGTTGGGTGGTCGGCGACTGCGCGGCCACGTACCCCGTGCTGCTGAACGCCGGAGTGCGGCTGCGCAAGGCGCACGACCTGCGCCTCACCGAGGCGCTGCTGCAGGCGTACGCCGGCAGCCCGGCACCCCACGACGCGCCGCAGACGGAGCGGCCGAGCGCACAGCCCGACCTCTTCGAGCCCGAGCCGGTGCCCGAGGACCCCGCGACCGCCGTCGCCGCGGCGAGCCGGCGGTACGCGGACCAGCTGGCCAGGATCGCGGCGACCGAGCGGCCGCGGCACTTCGAGCTGCTCGTCGCGGCGGAGTCTGCCGGCGGTCTCGCGGCGTGCGAGATGACCGCCGCCGGCATCCCGTGGGACATCGGCGTGCACGACGCCGTGCTCACCGAGCTGCTCGGCACCGTCGACCCGGCCGGCGGCCGGCCGAGCAAGCTCGCCGCACTCGCCGAGCGGGTGCACGCCGGGTTCGGCCGGCCGGTGAACCCGGACTCCCCCGCCGACCTGCTCGCCGCGTTCCGGCAGGACGGGTACGCCATCGACACCACCCGGGCCACGACGCTGCGCCAGCTCGACCACCCGGCCGCGGCGGCGCTACTCGCGTACAAGGAGGTCGCCCGGATCCACAGCGCACACGGCTGGGCGTGGCAGGCGGCGTGGATCGCGGACGGCCGGTTCCGGCCGACGTACGTGCCAGGCGGCGTGGTGTCCGGCCGCTGGGCCACCCGCGGCGGCGGTGCGCTGCAGATCCCGCGGCGGCTGCGCCGCGCCGTCGTCGCCGACCCCGGGCACGTACTCGTGGTCGCCGACGCGGGCCAGGCCGACCCGCGGGTGCTCGCCGCGATGTCCGGCGACCCCGGCATGACCGAGGCGGCGATGGCGGACGACATGTACACGGCGCTGGCCACGCAGGCGTTCGGCGGCGACCGGGGGCGGGCCAAGCTCGGCCTGCTCGGCGCCATGTACGGCCAGACCGGCGGCGAGGCGGCCGCGCCGCTCGCGACCCTGCGGCGCCGCTACCCGGTGGCGCTGGCACTGCTCGAGCAGGCGGCGCGGGCCGGCGAGCGCGGCGCCGTCGTCCGGTCGCACCTCGGCCGCACCTGCCCACCGGCGCGCGACGGCGAGGTCGCCACCACACCGCGGGCGCGGGCGCGCGGCCGGTTCACCCGCAACTTCGTCGTCCAGGCGACCACGGCCGAGTGGGCGCTGGCCCTGCTCGCCCGCCTGCGGCTGCACCTGGCCGACCTACGCGCTCCCGGCCAGCTCGCCGAGGTGGTCTTCTACCAACACGACGAGTTCATGGTGCACGCCGAGGAACCGTTGGCCAACGCCGTGAGCGACGCCATCCACCGCGCCGGCGAGGAAGCCACCCACCTCCTCTTCGGCGAGACCGCCGTGCGCTTCCCCCTGGACGTCACGGTCGCGGACAACTACCTCGACGCGCACTGA
- the thiD gene encoding bifunctional hydroxymethylpyrimidine kinase/phosphomethylpyrimidine kinase encodes MSRIPNILTVAGSDPSGGAGIQADLKTFSALGGYGMSVLAALTAQNTRGVVEVHDLPTEFVRAQLDAIFADVRVDAVKIGMLGTTDVITTVAGALADHQPPYVVLDPVMVAKSGHRLLHPTAVAALRDELLPRVDLITPNLAEAADLLDVDTAKTTEEMAEHAQRLVGLGASRVLLKGGHLHADRSPDLLLDNGSTHTFDAERVVTKNTHGTGCTLSSAIATLRPQRADWATAVREAKEYLTGALQAADQLDVGDGFGPVHHFYDMWRQQV; translated from the coding sequence ATGTCTCGAATACCCAATATCCTCACCGTTGCCGGCAGCGACCCCTCGGGTGGTGCCGGTATCCAAGCCGACCTCAAGACGTTCTCCGCGCTGGGCGGCTACGGCATGTCCGTGCTCGCTGCGTTGACCGCGCAGAACACCCGCGGTGTCGTCGAGGTGCACGACCTGCCGACGGAGTTCGTCCGCGCGCAGCTCGACGCGATCTTCGCCGACGTACGGGTCGACGCGGTGAAGATCGGCATGCTCGGCACGACCGACGTCATCACGACGGTCGCCGGCGCGCTTGCGGACCACCAGCCGCCGTACGTGGTGCTCGACCCGGTCATGGTCGCGAAGAGCGGCCACCGCCTGTTGCACCCGACGGCGGTGGCGGCGCTACGCGACGAGCTGCTGCCGCGCGTCGACCTGATCACCCCCAACCTGGCCGAAGCGGCCGACCTGCTGGACGTGGACACCGCCAAGACCACCGAGGAGATGGCCGAGCACGCCCAGCGCCTGGTGGGCCTCGGCGCCTCGCGGGTGCTGTTGAAGGGCGGTCACCTGCACGCCGACCGCAGCCCGGACCTGTTGCTCGACAACGGTTCCACGCACACCTTCGACGCCGAACGCGTCGTCACGAAGAACACCCACGGCACCGGCTGCACGCTCTCGTCGGCGATCGCCACCCTGCGTCCCCAGCGCGCGGACTGGGCGACCGCGGTCCGCGAGGCGAAGGAGTACCTCACCGGCGCCCTCCAGGCCGCCGACCAGCTCGACGTGGGCGACGGGTTCGGCCCGGTCCACCACTTCTACGACATGTGGAGGCAGCAGGTATGA
- the tenA gene encoding thiaminase II, with product MSYCKELWDHTSDLQQAIVEHPFNRELAAGTLAKDKFSFYLVQDQRYLIGFSKALATASARSTDVADAAFLAQSAHTALVVERSLHADYLSAFDIDADEADGVETAPSGLAYTSFLQALAATGSYPELVAGLLPCFWVYEHVGRTILADVGDLEGHPYALWIRTYADDEFAAAVANMRDIVDRQAAGADDEQRTAMRRAFVRGCEYEWLFWDAAWRMEPWPTRAWVAAP from the coding sequence ATGAGCTACTGCAAGGAACTGTGGGACCACACCAGCGACCTGCAGCAGGCGATCGTGGAGCACCCGTTCAACCGGGAGCTCGCGGCCGGCACGCTGGCGAAGGACAAGTTCAGCTTCTACCTGGTGCAGGACCAGCGCTACCTGATCGGGTTCTCGAAGGCACTGGCGACGGCGTCGGCGCGGTCCACGGACGTGGCGGACGCCGCGTTCCTCGCGCAGAGCGCGCACACGGCGCTGGTGGTCGAACGCAGCCTGCACGCCGACTACCTCAGCGCGTTCGACATCGACGCGGACGAGGCGGACGGCGTCGAGACGGCGCCGTCCGGCCTCGCGTACACGTCGTTCCTGCAGGCGCTCGCCGCCACCGGCAGCTACCCGGAGCTGGTCGCCGGCCTGCTGCCGTGTTTCTGGGTGTACGAGCACGTCGGCCGCACGATCCTCGCCGACGTGGGCGACCTGGAGGGGCACCCGTACGCCCTGTGGATCCGCACGTACGCCGACGACGAGTTCGCCGCCGCCGTGGCGAACATGCGCGACATCGTCGACCGGCAGGCCGCAGGCGCCGACGACGAGCAGCGCACGGCGATGCGGCGCGCGTTCGTCCGCGGCTGCGAGTACGAGTGGCTGTTCTGGGACGCCGCCTGGCGGATGGAGCCCTGGCCCACCAGGGCCTGGGTCGCGGCTCCGTAA
- the xylB gene encoding xylulokinase — protein MSLVAGVDSSTQSCKVVLVDAETGDVRAQASASHPDATEVDPAEWWRALGDASASTGLWESVQAVSIAAQQHGMVALDDAGAVVRPALLWNDTRSADQARALVEELGAECWATNTGSVPTLSFTVTKLAWLREHEPAHADRVASVLLPHDWLGWRLLGRSGDPATDRSDASGTGYWSPVAESYRTDLVERALGKEVRTPRVAGPSEPVGRTDWGALVGAGAGDNAAAALGLQAAVGDVVVSVGTSGTVFATNDRPTSDPTGIVAGFADAAGGYLPLVCTLNATRVLDATATLLGVDHEGLDRLALQAPPTADGLALVPYLEGERTPNLPDATGSLFGLTRATMTPAHLARAAVLGVLCSLADGLAELRRHGVEPRRVVLIGGGARSEALRTAAPEVFGLPVTVPSPGEYVAIGAARQAAWVLSGAVDPPQWTVRSGAGHEPAQTWGEQVRDTYREAKLRAHPDA, from the coding sequence ATGAGTCTGGTTGCCGGTGTCGACTCGTCCACGCAGTCCTGCAAGGTCGTGCTGGTCGACGCCGAGACCGGCGACGTGCGCGCCCAGGCGTCCGCATCCCATCCGGACGCCACCGAGGTCGACCCGGCGGAGTGGTGGCGGGCGCTCGGCGACGCGAGCGCGAGCACCGGCCTGTGGGAGTCGGTGCAGGCGGTCTCCATCGCAGCGCAGCAGCACGGCATGGTGGCGCTCGACGACGCCGGTGCCGTCGTACGGCCGGCGCTGCTGTGGAACGACACCCGCAGCGCGGACCAGGCCCGTGCGCTCGTCGAGGAGCTCGGCGCCGAGTGCTGGGCGACCAACACCGGCTCGGTGCCGACGCTGTCGTTCACCGTGACGAAGCTGGCCTGGCTGCGCGAGCACGAGCCGGCGCACGCCGACCGGGTGGCGTCTGTGCTGCTGCCGCACGACTGGCTCGGCTGGCGGCTGCTCGGGCGGTCGGGCGACCCGGCGACCGACCGCAGCGACGCGTCCGGCACCGGCTACTGGTCGCCGGTGGCGGAGAGCTACCGCACGGACCTGGTCGAGCGCGCCCTCGGCAAGGAGGTGCGTACGCCCAGGGTGGCCGGCCCGAGCGAACCGGTCGGGCGTACCGACTGGGGTGCGCTGGTCGGGGCGGGCGCCGGCGACAACGCCGCCGCGGCGCTCGGGTTGCAGGCCGCGGTCGGCGACGTGGTCGTGTCCGTCGGCACGAGCGGCACGGTGTTCGCCACCAACGACCGCCCGACCAGCGACCCGACCGGTATCGTCGCCGGGTTCGCGGACGCGGCCGGCGGGTACCTGCCGCTGGTGTGCACGTTGAACGCGACCAGGGTGCTCGACGCCACGGCCACGCTGCTCGGCGTCGACCACGAGGGCCTGGACCGGCTCGCCCTACAGGCGCCGCCGACCGCGGACGGCCTGGCGCTCGTGCCGTACCTGGAGGGTGAGCGCACGCCGAACCTGCCGGACGCGACCGGCTCGCTGTTCGGGCTGACCCGCGCCACCATGACGCCCGCGCACCTCGCCCGCGCCGCGGTGCTCGGCGTGCTGTGCAGTCTCGCCGACGGGCTGGCCGAGCTGCGCCGGCACGGGGTGGAGCCGCGTCGCGTCGTGCTGATCGGCGGCGGTGCCAGGTCGGAGGCGCTACGGACGGCGGCGCCCGAGGTCTTCGGCCTGCCGGTCACCGTGCCGAGCCCGGGCGAGTACGTCGCGATCGGTGCCGCGCGGCAGGCGGCGTGGGTGCTGTCCGGCGCCGTCGACCCACCGCAGTGGACGGTGCGGTCGGGCGCCGGCCACGAGCCCGCACAGACGTGGGGCGAGCAGGTTCGTGACACCTACCGCGAGGCGAAGCTGCGCGCGCACCCGGACGCCTGA
- a CDS encoding cold-shock protein produces MAQGTVKWFNSEKGFGFINVDGSSEDIFVHYSAIQSSGYRTLTENERVEFEITQGPKGQQAEQVRSI; encoded by the coding sequence GTGGCACAAGGAACCGTTAAGTGGTTCAACTCGGAAAAGGGTTTCGGGTTCATCAACGTCGACGGCAGCAGTGAGGACATCTTCGTCCACTACTCCGCCATCCAGTCCAGCGGCTACCGCACGCTGACCGAGAACGAGCGGGTGGAGTTCGAGATCACCCAGGGCCCGAAGGGCCAGCAGGCCGAGCAGGTTCGCTCGATCTGA
- a CDS encoding MarR family transcriptional regulator: protein MRAVIGRLARQLNATSTGEGLTPSQASVLGLVAVRGPLGLAELAELEGLNPTMLSRVVGRLGELGLISRVQDPADARAARVEITPAGAEVSERVRAQRTEIVASCLERLPPATTKTLLDALPALEALAEELRTTSAPGT, encoded by the coding sequence ATGCGCGCCGTGATCGGGCGGCTCGCGCGGCAGCTCAACGCCACCTCGACGGGGGAGGGGCTGACGCCGTCGCAGGCGTCGGTGCTCGGATTGGTGGCGGTACGTGGGCCGCTCGGTCTCGCCGAGCTGGCCGAGCTCGAGGGGCTGAACCCGACGATGCTCTCGCGGGTGGTCGGCAGGCTTGGCGAGCTCGGGCTGATCAGCCGGGTCCAGGATCCTGCCGATGCGCGTGCCGCCCGCGTGGAGATCACCCCAGCGGGGGCAGAGGTCAGTGAACGGGTACGCGCTCAGCGCACGGAGATCGTGGCGAGTTGCTTGGAACGGCTGCCTCCGGCCACGACGAAGACGCTGCTCGACGCGCTGCCTGCCCTGGAGGCGCTGGCCGAGGAACTGCGTACGACCAGCGCCCCAGGGACATGA
- a CDS encoding MFS transporter gives MRLLRGSGDEGATPTRTLHAATPAGRRPPRRVLVFAIVGFALFIATVDTTIVATALAAIQHDLDAPINWSGWTITIYALGQLVAMPLSGKLSDQYGRKKVFLTSAVVFVVAAFCCSLAPNIQTLIAFRAVQALGGGAFMPSATGIVVDQFGRERDRALGLFASILPIGSATGPIIGGLVVTYWSWRGVFVVDAALGALLIVLGLIFIPRSEPRTTARPDVPGILLLALSILAAMYGVTSLGDVHRGVLSPHFLVAEAVAVLAGALFVWHTRRAAAPFIPMVLLRGKGFGVTNVINLLYGAATLGLVALIPLYANRRFGIQVLEAGILLTVQAVGTICVAGLAVLVIRRTGYRKPIFTGLLVIAVGLLVLSLGATVLPPYLCLALAAGVIGIGQGVAVPATNNASLQLAPDQAAAIAGLRGLFRQSGSIIAVSVTTAILARSDEPGLALAYVFAAVAVTLAGILPFVRLVPEYRGRW, from the coding sequence GTGCGACTGCTGCGTGGTTCAGGTGACGAAGGTGCCACGCCGACCCGTACCCTCCACGCGGCGACGCCAGCGGGCCGGAGACCTCCGCGCCGGGTGCTCGTCTTCGCGATCGTCGGGTTCGCCCTGTTCATCGCGACCGTGGACACCACGATCGTGGCCACCGCGCTCGCCGCCATCCAGCACGACCTGGACGCTCCGATCAACTGGAGCGGCTGGACGATCACCATCTACGCACTCGGCCAGCTGGTCGCCATGCCGCTGTCCGGCAAGCTCAGCGACCAGTACGGCAGGAAGAAGGTCTTCCTCACCTCGGCCGTCGTGTTCGTGGTCGCGGCGTTCTGCTGCAGCCTGGCCCCCAACATCCAGACGCTGATCGCGTTCCGCGCCGTGCAGGCGCTCGGCGGCGGCGCGTTCATGCCGTCCGCGACGGGCATCGTGGTGGACCAGTTCGGCCGCGAACGCGACCGGGCCCTCGGCCTGTTCGCCAGCATCCTGCCGATCGGTTCGGCCACCGGGCCGATCATCGGCGGCCTGGTCGTGACGTACTGGTCGTGGCGCGGGGTCTTCGTCGTCGACGCGGCGCTCGGTGCCCTGCTGATCGTGCTCGGCCTGATCTTCATCCCCCGCAGCGAGCCGCGTACGACCGCCCGTCCCGACGTGCCCGGCATCCTGCTGCTTGCGCTGAGCATCCTCGCCGCCATGTACGGCGTCACGTCGCTGGGCGACGTGCACCGCGGAGTACTCAGCCCGCACTTCCTCGTCGCGGAGGCGGTCGCCGTCCTGGCCGGTGCGCTCTTCGTCTGGCACACCCGGCGGGCGGCCGCGCCGTTCATCCCCATGGTGCTGTTACGGGGCAAGGGGTTCGGCGTCACCAACGTGATCAACCTGCTCTACGGCGCGGCGACCCTCGGCCTGGTCGCCCTCATCCCGCTGTACGCGAACCGCAGGTTCGGCATCCAGGTGCTCGAGGCCGGCATCCTGCTCACCGTGCAGGCGGTGGGCACCATCTGTGTGGCCGGGCTCGCGGTGCTCGTCATCCGCCGCACCGGCTACCGCAAGCCGATCTTCACCGGCCTGCTGGTGATCGCGGTCGGCCTGCTGGTGCTTTCGCTCGGCGCTACGGTGCTGCCGCCGTACCTGTGCCTCGCCCTGGCCGCCGGCGTGATCGGCATCGGCCAGGGTGTCGCGGTACCGGCCACGAACAACGCGAGCCTGCAGCTGGCACCCGACCAGGCGGCGGCGATCGCCGGGCTGCGCGGGCTGTTCCGCCAGTCCGGCTCGATCATCGCTGTCTCCGTCACCACGGCGATCCTCGCCAGGAGCGACGAGCCCGGCCTCGCCCTGGCCTACGTCTTCGCGGCCGTCGCCGTGACGCTGGCCGGCATCCTCCCCTTCGTCCGACTGGTGCCCGAGTACCGCGGCCGCTGGTAG
- a CDS encoding hydroxymethylglutaryl-CoA lyase: MTGSQLPLPAATRLVEVGLRDGLQTVEQIVDTADKVAVARALIDAGVTEIEAVSFAHPRVLPQFADAAEVMAQVPRVDGVRYRGLVPNVRGAERAADCGLDGMVALACADEGVARINQNSTVADILAGLPAIGQIADRAGAEYIVGVAMAFFAPGRGLTPEADRMRCVDAAVDADAHGVYLACSTGMEDPRQVHDAVCTVKQRHPGLAVGVHLHARNGMATATALAALLAGADWLEGAFGGLGGDLWAPGAPEVLGNAPFEDLVHLTASMGIETGIDLTRYLRVVRQIEKLTGWTPLSAVVAGGTREELAAHRWPTSQPTE; the protein is encoded by the coding sequence ATGACCGGATCACAGCTGCCGTTGCCGGCCGCCACCAGGCTGGTCGAGGTGGGGCTGCGGGACGGGTTGCAGACCGTCGAGCAGATCGTCGACACCGCGGACAAGGTGGCGGTGGCGCGCGCGCTCATCGACGCCGGCGTCACGGAGATCGAGGCGGTCTCGTTCGCCCACCCCCGCGTGCTGCCGCAGTTCGCCGACGCCGCCGAGGTGATGGCGCAGGTACCCCGGGTGGACGGCGTGCGGTACCGCGGCCTGGTGCCGAACGTCCGGGGCGCGGAGCGGGCCGCGGACTGCGGCCTGGACGGCATGGTCGCGCTCGCCTGCGCCGACGAGGGCGTCGCGCGGATCAACCAGAACTCCACCGTCGCCGACATCCTCGCCGGGCTGCCGGCCATCGGGCAGATCGCCGACCGCGCCGGCGCGGAGTACATCGTCGGCGTCGCCATGGCGTTCTTCGCCCCCGGCCGCGGGCTCACCCCGGAGGCCGACCGGATGCGGTGCGTGGACGCCGCCGTAGACGCCGACGCGCACGGCGTCTACCTGGCGTGCAGCACCGGCATGGAGGACCCGCGGCAGGTGCACGACGCGGTCTGCACGGTGAAGCAACGGCACCCCGGCCTGGCCGTGGGGGTGCACCTGCACGCACGCAACGGGATGGCGACGGCCACCGCGCTGGCCGCGTTGCTCGCCGGCGCCGACTGGCTGGAGGGCGCGTTCGGCGGCCTGGGCGGCGACCTGTGGGCACCAGGCGCACCCGAGGTGCTCGGCAACGCGCCGTTCGAGGACCTGGTCCACCTGACCGCGTCGATGGGCATCGAGACCGGCATCGACCTCACCCGCTACCTTCGGGTCGTACGGCAGATCGAGAAGCTCACCGGGTGGACACCGCTGTCCGCGGTCGTCGCCGGCGGCACGAGGGAGGAGCTCGCCGCCCACCGGTGGCCGACGTCGCAGCCGACCGAATAG
- a CDS encoding FCD domain-containing protein has translation MATQKADVYEAIAAMIRDGVFAAGEPLRESSIAARIGVSRTPVREALRRLAAEGTVELHRNRGATLVELSPTDIEEIFILRKLIEPYASGLAADRATDDDLTRLDELVESMDAAIADHDLDLLAERNNAFHATILDAANVRLLRDALAVGTRTSLVQRTFRRYTPEQLTRSQQHHRDLATAIRAGNAPWAQATMTAHIEAAREVYAVSE, from the coding sequence TTGGCTACCCAGAAGGCCGACGTCTACGAGGCGATCGCCGCGATGATCCGCGACGGCGTGTTCGCCGCCGGCGAGCCGTTGCGGGAGAGCTCCATCGCGGCCAGGATCGGTGTCTCGCGCACGCCCGTGCGCGAGGCACTGCGGCGGCTCGCCGCCGAGGGCACCGTGGAACTACACCGCAACCGCGGCGCCACCCTGGTCGAGCTCAGCCCTACGGACATCGAAGAGATCTTCATCCTGCGCAAGCTGATCGAGCCGTACGCCTCGGGGCTGGCGGCGGACCGGGCGACCGACGACGACCTCACCAGGCTCGACGAGCTGGTGGAGAGCATGGACGCCGCGATCGCCGACCACGACCTCGACCTGCTCGCCGAGCGCAACAACGCGTTCCACGCCACCATCCTGGACGCGGCCAACGTCCGGCTGCTCAGGGACGCCCTCGCGGTCGGCACCCGCACCTCACTGGTCCAGCGCACCTTCCGCCGGTACACACCGGAGCAGCTCACCCGTTCGCAACAGCACCACCGTGACCTGGCGACGGCGATCAGGGCGGGTAACGCGCCATGGGCCCAGGCCACCATGACCGCCCACATCGAAGCGGCGCGCGAGGTCTACGCGGTCAGCGAATGA